The segment GTCCGAAGCCTTTCCGCTCGGGCCGCACATTCCTGACGAGATTCGCGAGGCGCTTCGACAGAACCTCGGCGGCGCGCCGACCACCGGCTACGCCAATCCGGCCGGAAGCGCGGACCGACTCGATGCAGAGTGCCTCGACCCGCACGCGACGGCACGCGACCATCTCGACCGCTACGGCATCACGTACGCGATCCTCCAGTCGCCCGGGATGCAGGCCAGCGTCGTCAACCAGATTGACGTCGGTACGGGCATCGCGACGGCGTGGAACCGCTGGCAGAAGCAGTGGCTCGACGCCGACGACCGCTACCGCGGCAGCATCTGCGTCAACATGAACGATCCGCAGGGCGCGATTGCCGAGATCGAACGGTGTGCCGGCGACTCGCGGTACGTCCAGGTCCTTGCAAGCGGCGAACAGCGTGACCTGCTCGGTCATCGTCGGTATTGGCCGATCTACGAAGCAATCGCCGCCGCTGGCCTGCCGTTCTGTCTTCATCCGGGTCAGGAAGGCGTCAACAACTCAGTGACGCCCATCGGCCGCGTCGGCAGCTACTTCGAGTGGCACACGCTTATCCCGATCGTCTACCAGTCGCACCTGGTCAGCCTCGTCCTCGAAGGCGTGTTCGAGAAGTTCCCCGGGCTCAAGGTCATCCTGTGCGAGGGCGGCATCTTCTGGGCGATCCACACGACTCTGCGAATGGACAAGAACTTCAAAGGCCTTCGTTCGACGGCGCCGTGGCTCAAGCGCCGACCGAGCGAGTACGTCTGGGACCACGTTCGGCTGACAACCCAGCCACTGGAAGAGCCGGACAAGGGACAGGACCTTGTCACGCTGCTGGAGATGGTCCACGCCGATCGGACGGTGATGTTCGCGACGGACTTCCCGCACTGGGATTTCGACGACCCGAACCGGGTCTTCCCGAAATCAATGCCGGATGAACTGAAGAACCGCATCTTCTACGACAACGCGGCCGAGCTGTACGGCCTGCCGTCGCGTGAAGAAGTCACCGCTCGACAGCCCGAGGCGGTGGCGGCGTGAGTGATTCGGGTACAGGCAAAACGCTGAACACCTTCGGCAACGAAGGCAACCCTTACGCGGCCGACGTCGACACGATCGACCGCTCGTGTCAGTCCGTCGGCGAGGTCGCAGAAGCGTTTCGGATCATCGACGAGGGACGCAAGCCCGTACGCCGGGGCAGCAAGGAGCTCGTCATTGGCCCGGCCGACGAGATTCCGCCGGGACATCGCGTCATCGTCGACGACGGTCGCCAGGGCATCGGCGTCTTCAACGTCGACGGCACGTACTACGCCCTCAAGAACGTCTGCCCTCACTTCGGAGCGCCGCTTTGCCGAGGTAAGGTCGGCAACACCCACGGCCCCGGCGAGACGCACACCTTCGAGCAGGCACTCGACGGCCGGGTGCTCAAGTGTCCCTGGCACGGCTGGGAGTTCGACGTCGTGACCGGCAAGGGGCTCTACGACGCCAAGGGACGTGTCGCGACGTTTGACTGCCACGTCGACGACGAGGGCAACGTCGTCGTCACGACGCCGTGATCGAAAGCGTCATCTTGTGCGTATCGCCGTCGGGTAAGTCGATTCGGCCCTCACCGATGGCGGCGGTCTCGACGCAGAGGAAGCCGGGCCACTCGTCGTCGCCGAGGTCCGGTGTCCGCTGGCTCTTGGCGATGTGCGGGTTCCAGAGGACGGTGCTGGTCGAGCCAGTCTTGGCGATCGTGATTGTGCGATGACCGTCGTTGATCGTGACGTCGGATGTGTGTCCCTGGTAGATGCGATCGACCTCACCGACGATGGCTGGCTCTTCGGGCTGGTCCTTCGTCATGTTGCCGTCGAGCTGGTCGATGTACCGACCGCCGGAAAAGCCCTTCAGCGTGGTCGACGCGACATCGTGTACGCGGAAGTAGCTGTGCAACGCCAGCTCGAACGATGCCGGCGACGCGGTCGTGACGGCGGCGTCGATGTTGAGCGATCGGCCGACGCGGATTGTGTAATCGAATGCGAAGTCGACCGGCCACCAACGTCGTGTGGCGTCGTCACTCTTCAGGCGTAGGTGGATGGTGGCTTCGCCGTCCTTCTGCGCGAGGTCGACGAGCGACCACGCGGCCGTGCGGGCAAATCCGTGCGAGGGCGCGTCTGCGGACGGTCCGTTCCCGCCGAACCAGGGGAAGCAGATCGGAATGCCGCCGCGGATCGGGCTGGTTCCGTCGAAGATTGCCTTGTCGCTGACGAACAGCACATCGGCGCCGCCGGCTGGCTTGAAGTGCGTGACGTGAGCGCCGTGGAGGTAGACGTCGGCTTCGGCGAGGTCGGTTCGAACGCGGACCATCGGCATGTCGCCGCGGCCCTCGACGATTTCAATCGCTGGTCGCATGCTGCGACGTTACTGCACGTCGGCGATCTCAAGCGCGGGCGCGATGTCGATCGCGTCATCCGTTTGAATGCCAGCCGCGTCGGCTTGCCCACGACGCAGCTCAATGACCGTGCGCGTTGGAGCGTCGCTGCGAATGGTCGGACGATCGTCCAACGGCCGACCCTCGTCGACGTTGATCAGTCGCCCCTCGTCGTCGAGGAACAGCACGTCGAGCGGAACGTAGGTGTCCTTCATGTAGAAGTTCCGCAGCGTCGTCTCCTTGAAGAGGAAGATCATGCCCTCGTTGTCCGCCATTTCACGGCGGTGCATCAGGCCGGTGGCTCGCTCGTCGGGATCGTCGGCGACCATCAGGGTGTACGTGCGATCGCCGATGACCACATCGGCCGTCGGGAGGTTCTGCGGCTCTGGACGCGTCGTCGGGACATACGCGGGGGACGGGGGTGGCTCGTCGGAGGCGGTGGTCTCAGACAGAGCTCCGCCGTCACCGCAGCCGGTGATGGTGAGCATCGTGACGAGCACGCCCGCCAGGCCGAAGCCGCGGCGGAGCCGTCGCGTCATGCGCCAGTCGAGCCAGACGAGTAGCAGCATGAGCAGGAAGAGCGGAACGATCGAGAGGACCGCCAGCGGGAGCAGCCAACCCGCCCCGCCGGCCGATTCGTCGCCAAGGGCTCGTGTGCGAGCAATGACGAAGTAGAAGACGAAGCCCAGCACGAGCATCACCGCGCCGTTCACGCGACGCAGTCGGACGCGGATGGCGTTGGCCCGCTCGCCGTCGATCTCCGCGAGACTGCGAATGCTCCCCGCGTTGAAGGCATACCACGCCCCGGCCAGAACGATCGGCAGCGACAT is part of the Planctomycetota bacterium genome and harbors:
- a CDS encoding D-hexose-6-phosphate mutarotase, with amino-acid sequence MRPAIEIVEGRGDMPMVRVRTDLAEADVYLHGAHVTHFKPAGGADVLFVSDKAIFDGTSPIRGGIPICFPWFGGNGPSADAPSHGFARTAAWSLVDLAQKDGEATIHLRLKSDDATRRWWPVDFAFDYTIRVGRSLNIDAAVTTASPASFELALHSYFRVHDVASTTLKGFSGGRYIDQLDGNMTKDQPEEPAIVGEVDRIYQGHTSDVTINDGHRTITIAKTGSTSTVLWNPHIAKSQRTPDLGDDEWPGFLCVETAAIGEGRIDLPDGDTHKMTLSITAS
- a CDS encoding Rieske (2Fe-2S) protein, whose product is MSDSGTGKTLNTFGNEGNPYAADVDTIDRSCQSVGEVAEAFRIIDEGRKPVRRGSKELVIGPADEIPPGHRVIVDDGRQGIGVFNVDGTYYALKNVCPHFGAPLCRGKVGNTHGPGETHTFEQALDGRVLKCPWHGWEFDVVTGKGLYDAKGRVATFDCHVDDEGNVVVTTP
- a CDS encoding amidohydrolase family protein; translation: MRQDGTRQTVTPHSAASLSSTGVRAPHGKSAGTLIVDSDVHPKASEAFPLGPHIPDEIREALRQNLGGAPTTGYANPAGSADRLDAECLDPHATARDHLDRYGITYAILQSPGMQASVVNQIDVGTGIATAWNRWQKQWLDADDRYRGSICVNMNDPQGAIAEIERCAGDSRYVQVLASGEQRDLLGHRRYWPIYEAIAAAGLPFCLHPGQEGVNNSVTPIGRVGSYFEWHTLIPIVYQSHLVSLVLEGVFEKFPGLKVILCEGGIFWAIHTTLRMDKNFKGLRSTAPWLKRRPSEYVWDHVRLTTQPLEEPDKGQDLVTLLEMVHADRTVMFATDFPHWDFDDPNRVFPKSMPDELKNRIFYDNAAELYGLPSREEVTARQPEAVAA
- a CDS encoding DUF192 domain-containing protein, with amino-acid sequence MDLIAVVMSLPIVLAGAWYAFNAGSIRSLAEIDGERANAIRVRLRRVNGAVMLVLGFVFYFVIARTRALGDESAGGAGWLLPLAVLSIVPLFLLMLLLVWLDWRMTRRLRRGFGLAGVLVTMLTITGCGDGGALSETTASDEPPPSPAYVPTTRPEPQNLPTADVVIGDRTYTLMVADDPDERATGLMHRREMADNEGMIFLFKETTLRNFYMKDTYVPLDVLFLDDEGRLINVDEGRPLDDRPTIRSDAPTRTVIELRRGQADAAGIQTDDAIDIAPALEIADVQ